CGTTGCCGATAAACCTGCGTTCAACTTCGCAGAATCGTTGCAAGGCTTCTTCGCATGCCGGGGTGTTTGCCGTGTAGTCGAAATAGGACATAACTATCAAAAAGATAGAAAATTGGGAGGTGCCTTCTGCGGTTAAATGAACTCGGCAAAGTCCTTGATGTGGCCGGCAGTGTAACGCGGCTCTAGTGGGAGCAAGTTTTCCGCTTTGCCGAAGCCTTCAAAAAGCGTGATACAGTCAATGCCTGCGTTCTTTGCGGCTAGAACATCGGGCGTGTCATCTCCAATCATGATTGCTTTTTCGGGGGCGATTCCTGTCTGGCGGAGAATCTCGTTAATGCCGGCGGGGCTTGGCTTGCGTTCGGGGGTGGTGTCGCCGCAGAGGTATGTGGCGAAAGAATTTTCAAGACCGAATTTTTTGAGAATCTTTTGTGCGGGGGCGACCGGCTTGTTCGTAAGCATCGCCGCGCATCTCGTCCCGGCGTGGTTCTCGTCACGATTGAAGACCGCGCGGTTCCCATTACTTGTCGCGCAATCCCCATCACGGTTTTCATCGGCGATTCGTTGCACGAGTTCTATAATGCCTTCGTACGGTTCCGTGTTTTCGGTGCAATGTTCCCAGTAGTATTCCGAATAAACTTTATGGATTTCCTTGATTTTCTCTTCACTGTAGTTTTCGCGGGCGAGCGTTTCGGCGACTTTTGCCATGTCGCGGGTGCTTACGACGGGAATGAAATTGGCAGCGACAGCTCGGCGGATCAAGTTCATGGAACCGTTTCCGATGAATGTGCGCACGTCGTCGTTTGAATGCGTGTGCAGGCCGAATTGCGTCATCGCGTAGTTTACGGCTGGCGCTAAATCGCCGAGAGTATTGAAGAGCGTGCCGTCCAGGTCGAAAATGAACAGTTCTTTTTGCGCGATGAGAGCCTTGATTTCGTCGAGTGGAGTCATGGCGCCAAAGCTAGAAATTTTGTATATTCACACCATGATGTCTAAAATTTTTAAATCTGTTTTTGCGACGGCACTCGCTTTTTCGGCGACGGTCATGGCTGAAGATATTATCCGTTTTGTGCCGGACCCGTACCCGATTGGCTATGCGGACCAGGGCGATGTGCGCCATATCGTCATCAAGGGTGCCAATATTACGAATAAAGAAATTGTTCTTGAAACTGTGATGGGCCAGGGCATTGGCATGTCGAACTTCAAGTATCCGACGAAAATTGCGCCGAATGCTCCGGTGACGATTGAATTCGATATGGATTTTGCAGGCATGGACGGCCAAATCAACCCGGTCGTGGTGATGGTCGATAATCAGGGCAAGTCGTATGCAGCACAGCTCGACGGTTATGTGAAAAATCCGATTTTCTTTGGCGAAAAGCTTTTTGATACGGGCTATTATGCCGCCAATGAAAAGCGTGAATGGACGTTCTACGTCTGGGGAACGGACAAGAAGACGCGCCCGGATTTGGCGCTTGACGAAAATGCCCAGAAGGAATTTAAGCTCAAGACTAAGAACGTGATGCTCAATGTTGATGACATGGGCAAGATCAAGGAAGGCGGCAAGGTGCCTGGCATCAAGGTCACGCTTTCGACTTCTGGGCTTACGCGCACGGGCTGGGAACTCAAGCAGAAGAGCATCCGCAAGATTGTGGGCTTCAAGAGTAAAAAATTCCCGAAGGCAACGCCCGAAGTGCTGATTGTTGGTTACTGGAAGGACTAGCGCTATTCTAGAAAGGACTGGAACTGCCGGAATGGGCTAATTAATGCTTTTTTCGGGAGCTTGCCTTGAAAAAATACCGTGGTTTAACTAACTTTGGCATACTCTTGTAAGAGACCTCGGGATGTAGCTCAGCCTGGTAGAGCGCTTGAATGGGGTTCAAGAGGTCGCTGATTCGAATTCAGTCATCCCGACTAAAAAGACTCGTCATTGACGAGTCTTTTTTGCGTTAAGGTCTGCGGGCTTGGGGTGCGCATCTTGCAAAACATTTGCCGTTTGAATTGCGCGCGCCTTGTGCGCGGGCATTTCGTGGATTATAGCCCGTGTTCGAGCGAGTAATCCGAAATCTTGATGAGCGTGTCGAGCAGGTTCAGATTCTCAAGCTTGATGGCTTCATCGCTTTTGTTTTCGGCAAGATTGTTTTTTTGGTGTGTATCCCCTTCGTCGAATAGTCCCTGGATTTCTCCTGTAATAGGATATTTGGCGATGAGTCGCTTGCCCTTGTAGCCGATGTCGGCATAGCCGGTGTAGGTCCCGAGGGAGAGGCCTTCTCCGTAACCCCTCAGAAGATTGTGCCCCATGAAAATGTTTGGTGCTGCAATCCCGGCGAGTTCCAAAATCGTTGGTGCGACATCGATTTGTGCTGCGGTCGTTGTGTCGCTAAAGGCGTCAATGCCTTTGCCATGTATGAGGAACGGAATCCAGGTGGCGTTGGAGTAGGCTCCGCCGTTCATTGTGGAAACCCCGTTTTCGCCGAGGGGGAAGCCGTGGTCTGCAATGACAATCAAATAAGTGTTCTTGTACCAGTCTTTATCTTCGAATGTTCGTATAAAGCGTGCAAGTTGCCTGTCGGCGTAGCGCATGGTAATATTGATGCGTTCGGTGAGCGGTTTTTGCTTGTCTTCATCGGACATGCCGGCGGCAAAGTTAAACGGATAATGGTTAGAGCGCGTTGCGAACGTGGCGAGGAACGGCTTGCCTGTTTTCGCGAGCGTGTCGTTGACGTAAATTGCTGCATGGTCAAAGAAGGTGGAGTCGTCTTCGCGATTGCGGTCGTAATGGACTCCGTTGTACCATTTGGACATCCAGACACCGAGATTATCCCAGGCTGGGTCTGCAGCCGAGAAGTAGTGTGTCACATAGCCGGAGTCTGTCATGATGGATGCAAAACTCGGGAGGGTGACATGTGTGAGTTCTGTTGCCTGCGCCAGTCTGGAGTGGTGTGGAATACCGATAAGTGTTGAAAGAACGCCGCCAGTTGTGGGGACGCTGCTGGCATGCATTCGGGTCCATGTTCTGGAGTGCGCTGCGAGAGAATCGAGGAATGGTGTGGGCGAAGGCTGAATTTGCGGATTCATGTAGCCCGTGTTGAGCCCGCGGTGGGATTCCATGAACACGAAAATGAAGTTTGGCTGTTCAGCGCGTTTGGCTTTCAAGGTTTCATTTTGGCGGAGCTGTTCAGTCGGAATGCGGTAGAAGGGTATCTTGGATTCTGGACTTGCCTTAACAAATTCCCAAAGACTATCACCTTCGATTTTCTGCCATAAAGCTTGGTAGGCCTTCCCGTATTTTTCCGCATCCTCATCGGATAAGCTTGCGTTCTGGCTTGCATTGAAGAGCTCGTTATACACATTGGAAACGAACGGTCGTAGCTTTTTCATTCGTCCGTTACCGGTCCATATGAAGTTGATGAACAGGTACGAGGCTACGTAGAAAATCGCCATAGCAATAATTGTTTTGGTCACAGGTGCATTTGCATTAGCGTAAGTCCGCTTGCGCATGAAAAGCTTAAATACAAAGTATGTCAAAGGCAGGATAAGGACGAGTACAAAGAACTGCAAATAGGGAACGGAAAGGTCATTTGCCACGTAGTCATAGAACATGGCAATGGACGATACGTCTTTGTATGTATTTGTAAGTCCTAGCGTGAGGTGGCTTCCGAGGAATCGCTGGACCTCGTTATCTAGGAGCGTAAATAGCAAAACAACGGAATGGAATGCGACATAGAATTTGCTAATAAAGGATTTGAATGAAGCCTTGGTGGAAATGAGCGAAATGAGCGCAAATACGATAAGTGCATTGCAAATCCACAGAAAGTCGATACAAACGGCATGGAAAATGTACCAGTCCGGTTTCGAAACAAATGGGAATCCGTAAGGGTTGTTACGGAATAGCAAAAGAATTCGCAAAACAATATGCGAAACCCAGAAGGCAAGAGAAATAAAGATTAAGTTTTTAGAAGGTTCTAATCGTGAGACGATTTTCCGTATAAAATCTTTCATTTTTTTAGTCCAGAAATTTCTTTGTACAAAGCTAGCTGGCGCTTGAAACAATCGTTCCAGCTGAATTTTTCGGCGTACTTTCGTGCTTTAATCTTCTTGTCGGTGAGGTCGGAATGGTAGAGCTCGACAATGGCTTCTGCCAAGGCTTCGGGCGTGCGTTCTTTGAGAATCGTGCCTGCGCCAGAGGTCGTGACATGCTCGAATGCAGCTCCGGCGGCAGCTCCGACGAGTGCGTTTCCGCTTGCCATGCTTTCCAGAATCGAAAGACCAAAAGTTTCCCAGCCAGAAAGTGCAAGTCCCATGTCGACGCTAGCGTAATAGCGAGCCATCTCGTCGATGGAATTCACAAAGCCGATATAGCTGACGTGCTTGTATTTTGCGGCTGCTTCTTGCACGAGCGGGAGGCTTGGGCCAGTGCCAGCAAAGACAATGGCGGGTTCGTGCCCGAGCTTTTGCGTCAAGATGTCGTAAGCGCCGAGAACGAGGTCAATGCCTTTTTCATTGCAATGCCTGTGCGGGAAAAATATCGTGAGGCGGTTTGGGTCGCCATCCTTGAGCTCGTTGACGAGCGCTTCGTCGCGGCGGCTTGGCGAGAACGTGTCGATGTCGCAACCGAGCGGTATCCAACGCGGGTCGGGGAGTCCGTTTTTCTTGAGGCGAGCCATCGCTTCTTTCGATGACGCTTGTACGCAATCGTAACCTTTGAATTCTTGTTTCGCGTACCAGAATGCAATTTTTCGGGTGAATACGCCTGCGTTTGCACCGAATTTTTTGGCAACGGGGCGGCCCACGTATGTCACGGGGAAGTCTGCATGCCAAAAGCTGAACAGTGCGGCTTTGGGGACAACCTTTTTTGCAATGCGGCGTACGGCCGAGGGCAAAATGTAGGGAGAGCCCACTTCGATCACGTCCGGTTTGTACTTCTCGAGAATCGGGCGAATTTGTTTGGACTTCCACATAAAGCGGTATTCCCAGTTGCCGGGGAATCGGAATGCTTCCACGTGCTCGATAATCAAACCGTCGCTTCGCGTTTCTGTATAAGTGCTTGCTGATG
The DNA window shown above is from Fibrobacter sp. UWB16 and carries:
- a CDS encoding HAD family hydrolase, producing MTPLDEIKALIAQKELFIFDLDGTLFNTLGDLAPAVNYAMTQFGLHTHSNDDVRTFIGNGSMNLIRRAVAANFIPVVSTRDMAKVAETLARENYSEEKIKEIHKVYSEYYWEHCTENTEPYEGIIELVQRIADENRDGDCATSNGNRAVFNRDENHAGTRCAAMLTNKPVAPAQKILKKFGLENSFATYLCGDTTPERKPSPAGINEILRQTGIAPEKAIMIGDDTPDVLAAKNAGIDCITLFEGFGKAENLLPLEPRYTAGHIKDFAEFI
- a CDS encoding LTA synthase family protein, translated to MLFRNNPYGFPFVSKPDWYIFHAVCIDFLWICNALIVFALISLISTKASFKSFISKFYVAFHSVVLLFTLLDNEVQRFLGSHLTLGLTNTYKDVSSIAMFYDYVANDLSVPYLQFFVLVLILPLTYFVFKLFMRKRTYANANAPVTKTIIAMAIFYVASYLFINFIWTGNGRMKKLRPFVSNVYNELFNASQNASLSDEDAEKYGKAYQALWQKIEGDSLWEFVKASPESKIPFYRIPTEQLRQNETLKAKRAEQPNFIFVFMESHRGLNTGYMNPQIQPSPTPFLDSLAAHSRTWTRMHASSVPTTGGVLSTLIGIPHHSRLAQATELTHVTLPSFASIMTDSGYVTHYFSAADPAWDNLGVWMSKWYNGVHYDRNREDDSTFFDHAAIYVNDTLAKTGKPFLATFATRSNHYPFNFAAGMSDEDKQKPLTERINITMRYADRQLARFIRTFEDKDWYKNTYLIVIADHGFPLGENGVSTMNGGAYSNATWIPFLIHGKGIDAFSDTTTAAQIDVAPTILELAGIAAPNIFMGHNLLRGYGEGLSLGTYTGYADIGYKGKRLIAKYPITGEIQGLFDEGDTHQKNNLAENKSDEAIKLENLNLLDTLIKISDYSLEHGL
- a CDS encoding glycosyltransferase, whose amino-acid sequence is MFTIVDFNNFWSPSGGGVRRYHLQKMAFYERQNEVRSVFVMPSASTYTETRSDGLIIEHVEAFRFPGNWEYRFMWKSKQIRPILEKYKPDVIEVGSPYILPSAVRRIAKKVVPKAALFSFWHADFPVTYVGRPVAKKFGANAGVFTRKIAFWYAKQEFKGYDCVQASSKEAMARLKKNGLPDPRWIPLGCDIDTFSPSRRDEALVNELKDGDPNRLTIFFPHRHCNEKGIDLVLGAYDILTQKLGHEPAIVFAGTGPSLPLVQEAAAKYKHVSYIGFVNSIDEMARYYASVDMGLALSGWETFGLSILESMASGNALVGAAAGAAFEHVTTSGAGTILKERTPEALAEAIVELYHSDLTDKKIKARKYAEKFSWNDCFKRQLALYKEISGLKK